Proteins from a genomic interval of Cyanobium sp. AMD-g:
- a CDS encoding type II toxin-antitoxin system Phd/YefM family antitoxin translates to MDTLGVLEARKRFPELLDRAHGGEETLISRYGHPVAALVPLWRRHRPQRQALIALKGSGRACWPDPLPPGQPWPIQPLEGAGALALGSAVAVDATVLIPYLRGDASSRQAEPMIAAIAAGRWRGVLSMATLMTLLEGPLRLGDEALAARYEAVFSDPAAWTLVSLTPQVALAAARLQRAMAPEVALELASALQGGATAMISQDPRLLAALPQPAPLP, encoded by the coding sequence GTGGACACCCTCGGCGTCCTGGAGGCCAGGAAGCGCTTCCCCGAGCTGCTCGATCGGGCCCACGGGGGAGAGGAAACGCTGATCTCGCGCTACGGCCACCCGGTGGCGGCCCTGGTCCCGCTCTGGCGTCGCCACCGTCCCCAGCGGCAGGCCCTGATCGCCCTCAAGGGCAGCGGCCGCGCCTGCTGGCCGGACCCGCTCCCGCCGGGCCAACCTTGGCCCATCCAGCCCCTCGAAGGCGCCGGCGCACTGGCCCTCGGATCGGCCGTGGCCGTCGACGCCACGGTGCTGATCCCCTACCTGCGCGGCGACGCCTCCAGCCGCCAGGCAGAGCCCATGATCGCCGCGATCGCCGCCGGCCGCTGGCGGGGCGTGCTGAGCATGGCCACCTTGATGACGCTGCTGGAGGGGCCCCTGCGCCTGGGGGACGAAGCCCTGGCGGCCCGCTACGAAGCCGTGTTCAGCGACCCGGCGGCCTGGACCCTGGTGAGCCTCACGCCCCAGGTCGCCCTGGCGGCGGCACGCCTGCAGCGCGCGATGGCGCCCGAGGTGGCCCTGGAGCTCGCCTCAGCCCTGCAGGGGGGCGCCACGGCGATGATCAGCCAGGACCCCCGCCTGCTCGCCGCCCTGCCCCAGCCGGCGCCCCTGCCCTGA
- a CDS encoding precorrin-8X methylmutase — MDSFEASLDHPIFQESVRRIRAWLGPTGLVGVEQELMERLVHSSGDLALAPDLRIGPGACAAGLQALAAGAPILTDTAMAAAAVAPMARRTFANPVHSVLAWAPAVAPAGGTRAAAGMERALLEHPGAVVLVGSAPTALERLLELVEAGAIAAPALVIGMPVGFVGVAESKRHLAASALPQIRLEGSKGGAGLVGAAANALLRRAWLDQAAKDQAALDPP, encoded by the coding sequence ATGGACAGCTTCGAGGCCTCGCTCGATCACCCGATCTTCCAGGAGAGCGTGCGGCGCATCCGCGCCTGGCTCGGGCCCACCGGACTGGTGGGGGTGGAGCAGGAGCTGATGGAGCGCCTGGTGCACAGCAGCGGCGACCTGGCCCTGGCGCCGGATCTGCGTATCGGGCCGGGGGCCTGCGCCGCCGGCCTCCAAGCCCTGGCGGCCGGCGCGCCGATCCTCACCGACACGGCGATGGCCGCGGCGGCCGTGGCGCCCATGGCCCGGCGCACCTTCGCCAATCCGGTCCATTCGGTGCTGGCCTGGGCGCCGGCCGTGGCTCCCGCCGGCGGCACCCGGGCGGCGGCGGGCATGGAGCGGGCGCTGCTGGAGCACCCGGGGGCGGTGGTGCTGGTGGGCAGCGCCCCCACGGCCCTGGAGCGGCTGCTGGAGCTGGTCGAGGCCGGAGCCATCGCCGCTCCGGCCCTGGTGATCGGCATGCCGGTGGGGTTCGTGGGGGTGGCCGAGAGCAAGCGCCATCTGGCCGCCAGCGCCCTCCCCCAGATCCGCCTGGAGGGCAGCAAGGGCGGCGCCGGGCTGGTGGGTGCCGCCGCCAATGCCCTGCTGCGCCGGGCCTGGCTGGATCAGGCGGCCAAGGATCAGGCCGCCCTGGATCCCCCCTGA
- the mutS gene encoding DNA mismatch repair protein MutS yields the protein MAREVQQQLPLSDDASLQGDLFGDGVAPEPEAEGGVDEQTLLADAGARPRARRRPSVPKPEPAKSESPEPEDDLPRWHHHSLVDPATLTPVLRHYVELKAAHPDRVLLYRLGDFYEFFFEDAILLSRLLELTLTGKDAGKALGRVPMAGIPHHAAERYCADLVRRGLSVALCDQLEATPAKGALLRRGITRVLTPGTVLEEGMLAARRNNWLCAVVLDGDGSHAGRWGLAVADVSTGEFRVTERTGSGSLHQELLQLEPAEVVWPGPGEVPAWCPEGLRLTPLARTPFDATEAAALLRRRFRLASLDGLGLGEAPLALRAAGGLLAYLDTTQAEPAAIPLEMPRLWHAGDQLVLDAQTRRNLELTRTQLGGALQGSLLWTLDRTATAMGGRCLRRWIEAPLVDRAAILERQEAVSELVEQRPLRVGLRRLLRPMGDLERLAGRAGAGSASARDLVALADGLERLPRLAALVAPCRSGPLAALKGPWPELVALAEQVRHHLVETPPLSLSEGGLLHDGVDPVLDGLRNQLDDQEAWLSRQEAIERRASGNPNLRLQYHRSFGYFLAVSRARAAAVPDHWIRRQTLANEERFVTPELKGREGRILQLRARTCQREYDLFCELRRSVGEAAGPVRAAARRVAELDALASLAEVAATSGYCRPELSEGRELVIEAGRHPVVEQLLVEASFTANDLQLGAPAPDLIVLTGPNASGKSCYLRQSGLLQLMAQIGSWIPARSARLGIADRIFTRVGAVDDLASGQSTFMVEMAETANILHHASPRSLVLLDEIGRGTATFDGLSIAWAVAEHLAEGIGARTIFATHYHELNELAELLPNVGNAQVLVEETGNDLVFLHRVCRGGASRSYGIEAARLAGVPASVVLRARQVLGRIEANSHVAVGLQGGSRAA from the coding sequence ATGGCCAGGGAAGTGCAGCAGCAGCTCCCGCTCAGCGACGACGCCAGCCTGCAGGGCGACCTGTTCGGGGATGGCGTGGCGCCGGAGCCCGAAGCCGAGGGCGGCGTTGATGAGCAGACGCTGCTGGCCGATGCCGGCGCCAGGCCGCGTGCGCGGCGGCGGCCCTCCGTGCCGAAGCCGGAGCCAGCCAAAAGCGAGAGCCCGGAGCCTGAGGACGACCTGCCCCGCTGGCACCACCATTCCCTGGTGGACCCGGCGACGCTCACGCCGGTGCTGCGGCACTACGTGGAGCTGAAGGCGGCCCATCCGGACCGGGTGCTGCTCTATCGCCTCGGCGACTTCTACGAGTTCTTCTTCGAGGACGCGATCCTGCTCTCGCGCCTGCTGGAGCTCACCCTCACCGGCAAGGACGCCGGCAAGGCCCTGGGCCGGGTGCCGATGGCGGGCATCCCCCACCACGCCGCCGAGCGCTACTGCGCCGACCTGGTGCGCCGCGGCCTCAGCGTGGCGCTGTGCGACCAGCTGGAGGCCACCCCCGCCAAGGGGGCCCTGCTGCGCCGCGGCATCACCCGGGTATTGACCCCCGGCACGGTGCTGGAGGAGGGCATGCTGGCGGCCCGCCGCAACAACTGGCTCTGCGCCGTTGTCCTCGACGGCGACGGCAGCCATGCCGGCCGCTGGGGCCTGGCCGTTGCTGACGTGAGCACCGGCGAGTTCCGGGTGACCGAGCGCACGGGCAGCGGCAGCCTGCACCAGGAGCTGCTGCAGCTGGAGCCCGCCGAGGTGGTGTGGCCCGGCCCGGGGGAGGTGCCCGCCTGGTGCCCCGAGGGCCTGCGGCTCACCCCCCTGGCCCGCACCCCCTTCGACGCCACCGAAGCTGCCGCCCTGCTGCGCCGCCGCTTCCGGCTGGCCAGCCTCGATGGCCTGGGGCTGGGGGAGGCCCCCCTTGCGCTGCGGGCCGCCGGGGGCCTGCTGGCCTACCTGGACACCACCCAGGCCGAACCTGCGGCCATCCCGCTGGAGATGCCCCGGCTCTGGCACGCCGGCGACCAGCTGGTGCTCGACGCCCAGACCCGCCGCAACCTGGAGCTCACCCGCACCCAGCTGGGCGGCGCCCTGCAGGGCTCCCTGCTCTGGACCCTCGACCGCACCGCCACCGCCATGGGCGGCCGCTGCCTGCGCCGCTGGATCGAGGCCCCCCTGGTGGACCGGGCCGCGATCCTGGAGCGGCAGGAGGCGGTGAGTGAGCTGGTGGAGCAGCGGCCCCTGCGGGTGGGGCTGCGCCGGCTGCTGCGGCCCATGGGGGATCTGGAGCGTCTGGCGGGGCGGGCCGGCGCCGGCAGCGCCTCGGCCCGCGACCTGGTGGCCCTCGCCGATGGCCTCGAGCGGCTGCCCCGCCTGGCGGCCCTGGTGGCCCCCTGCCGCAGCGGCCCCCTGGCGGCCCTCAAGGGTCCCTGGCCCGAGTTGGTCGCCCTGGCCGAGCAGGTGCGCCACCACCTGGTGGAGACGCCGCCCCTGTCGCTGAGCGAGGGGGGCCTGCTCCACGACGGCGTCGACCCGGTGCTGGACGGCCTGCGCAACCAGCTCGACGACCAGGAGGCCTGGCTCTCCCGTCAGGAGGCGATCGAACGGCGGGCCAGCGGCAACCCCAACCTGCGCCTCCAGTACCACCGCAGCTTCGGCTACTTCCTGGCCGTCAGCCGCGCCAGGGCCGCCGCCGTTCCGGACCACTGGATCCGCCGCCAGACCCTGGCCAACGAGGAACGCTTCGTCACCCCCGAGCTCAAGGGCCGGGAAGGCCGGATCCTGCAACTGCGCGCCCGTACCTGCCAGCGGGAGTACGACCTGTTCTGCGAGCTGCGCCGCAGCGTTGGCGAAGCGGCAGGGCCCGTGCGGGCGGCCGCCCGGCGGGTGGCGGAACTCGATGCCCTCGCCTCTCTGGCCGAGGTGGCCGCCACCTCTGGCTACTGCCGGCCCGAACTCAGCGAGGGCCGCGAACTGGTGATCGAGGCGGGGCGCCATCCGGTGGTGGAACAGCTGCTGGTCGAGGCGTCCTTCACCGCCAACGACCTGCAGCTGGGGGCTCCGGCGCCGGACCTGATCGTGCTCACGGGCCCCAATGCCAGCGGCAAGAGTTGCTACCTGCGCCAGAGCGGCCTGCTGCAGCTGATGGCCCAGATCGGCAGCTGGATCCCGGCCCGCTCCGCCCGGCTCGGCATCGCCGACCGCATCTTCACCCGGGTGGGGGCCGTGGACGACCTGGCCAGCGGCCAGTCCACCTTCATGGTGGAGATGGCCGAGACCGCCAACATCCTTCACCACGCCAGCCCCCGTTCCCTGGTGCTGCTCGACGAGATCGGCCGGGGCACGGCCACCTTCGACGGCCTCTCGATCGCCTGGGCCGTGGCGGAGCACCTGGCCGAGGGCATCGGCGCCCGCACCATCTTCGCCACCCACTACCACGAGCTCAACGAGCTCGCCGAGCTGCTGCCCAACGTCGGCAATGCCCAGGTGCTGGTGGAGGAGACCGGCAATGACTTGGTCTTCCTGCACCGGGTCTGCCGGGGTGGCGCCAGCCGCAGCTACGGCATCGAGGCGGCCCGGCTGGCCGGTGTGCCCGCCTCGGTGGTGCTGCGGGCCCGCCAGGTGCTGGGCCGGATCGAGGCCAACAGCCATGTGGCCGTGGGTCTTCAGGGGGGATCCAGGGCGGCCTGA
- the holA gene encoding DNA polymerase III subunit delta, whose amino-acid sequence MPIHLYWGDDEAARQRALAVQIEALVDPAWASINLSRLDGGDPGQAAQALEEARTAPFGAGARVVVLQRSPFCQACPAELAAQLEAALELIPADGHLFLVSEGKPDARLRTTKQLRAVAEERSFPLPPIWDGAGQIERVESAARDRGLALAPGAAEALAEAIGSDGLRLASELEKLALHAGSAAGPITAEAVAALIGGQVTSSLAVGDALLAQHPAEAIALVEALLENNEPALRIVAALASQIRGWLWVCLLERSGEQDVAVIAKAAGIGNPKRIYIMRKQIRGRSPEQLLALLRRLLDVEAALKRGADPGDAFRDGFLLAALAQPGHAPRR is encoded by the coding sequence ATGCCGATTCACCTCTACTGGGGCGACGATGAAGCCGCCCGCCAGCGGGCCCTGGCGGTCCAGATCGAGGCCCTGGTGGATCCGGCCTGGGCCTCGATCAACCTCAGCCGCCTGGATGGTGGCGACCCCGGCCAGGCGGCCCAAGCCCTGGAGGAGGCCCGCACGGCCCCCTTCGGCGCCGGGGCCCGGGTGGTGGTGCTGCAGCGCAGTCCCTTCTGCCAGGCCTGTCCGGCCGAGCTGGCCGCCCAGCTGGAGGCCGCCCTCGAGCTGATCCCCGCCGATGGCCACCTGTTCCTGGTGAGCGAGGGCAAGCCCGACGCCCGGCTGCGCACCACCAAGCAGCTGCGGGCCGTGGCGGAGGAGCGGTCCTTCCCCCTGCCCCCCATCTGGGACGGGGCCGGCCAGATCGAGCGGGTGGAGAGCGCCGCCAGGGACCGGGGCCTGGCCCTGGCCCCCGGGGCGGCCGAAGCCCTGGCCGAGGCGATCGGCAGCGATGGCCTGCGACTCGCCAGCGAGCTGGAGAAGCTGGCGCTCCACGCCGGCAGTGCCGCCGGCCCCATCACGGCCGAGGCGGTGGCGGCCCTGATCGGCGGCCAGGTCACCAGCAGCCTGGCCGTGGGAGATGCCCTGCTGGCCCAGCACCCGGCCGAAGCGATCGCCCTGGTGGAGGCCCTGCTGGAGAACAACGAACCCGCCCTGCGCATCGTGGCGGCCCTGGCCAGTCAGATCCGGGGCTGGCTGTGGGTGTGCCTGCTGGAGCGCAGCGGCGAGCAGGACGTGGCCGTGATCGCCAAGGCGGCGGGGATCGGCAATCCCAAGCGGATCTACATCATGCGCAAGCAGATCCGCGGCCGCAGCCCCGAGCAGCTGCTGGCCCTGCTGCGCCGCCTGCTCGATGTGGAAGCCGCCCTCAAGCGCGGCGCCGACCCGGGCGACGCCTTCCGTGACGGCTTCCTGCTGGCCGCCCTGGCCCAGCCCGGCCACGCCCCGCGTCGATAA